Sequence from the Flavobacteriales bacterium genome:
TACCATAAGAATGTGGTGGATCATGTTAGAAAAACATTTCAGAGTAAGACAGGACAGCCATGTGAACTGGTGATTGACAAGGATGGTATATACACCAAGGATCACACCGGTGAGGGCCGTATCAACCTTTCGGAATTTGAGAATCTTGTTGAAACATCATCACACTTTTTCATCACGGGACCATCGGGTATTTCGGTAGTCATTCCCATTCATACCGTGGCTGATGCTGCCATGCTGAAATCAAAAACAAAAGACCTGAGACTGACTTATGTGGATGAGAAGGATTGGAAATGGTGATCGGGCATAAAAAAACGGGCACCACATTCAAAGTGCCCGCTTGTTTCACTCAACGTGCTTTTAAACTGTAGCCTGCCTGTAGCGACCTATAAAATAGATCGGTAAAAATCCGAAATTAAGCATAGCAATTCCCAACACGAGCATGACGCTTGCACCCGGCCAATGCATGATTTTGAATAGCAACCCAGTGGTGGTTAACATCAGTGCGATGTAGCCCAGAACATACATGGTCTTTTTCATTGTAGCCTCCCTTTTTAAAATTAATAATAACATGGTTTCCTGTTGAATCCGATGCAGCGGACCATCCCCGAAATCATCCAGCACTTTATGATATACCTCTTGGAAATCATCATCTGAATGATGCTCCATAGCGCAGCATACATGGTCCACAAGACTGTCTGCCAGCTCCGTCATCGTAATACCCCTGCTTTGAATATCCATTCGGATAAAGGCAATTTGTTCTTCTGTCAGTTCCATCATGTTGTGGCTTTAGAAGGTTTAAGCAATAAACTCATGGTTGCAAGGAAATCCGTAAACTCGTTTACCTTATCTGTAACGACAGCATGCCCGGTTTTCGTCAGTGTATAATACTTACGCACACGCTTCCCGATGAACTCCTTTTCCGTGCGTAAAATACCATCGGCTTCGAGTTTGTGCAACATAGGATAGAGTGCACCTTCCGTGAGCTCTATCTTGCCCTTCGTGAGTTCCTTCACCGTTTGGGTGATCTCATATCCATACATCCTCTTCTTCT
This genomic interval carries:
- a CDS encoding PadR family transcriptional regulator, which encodes MYSKDLIKGTLQPIILKLLAEKKRMYGYEITQTVKELTKGKIELTEGALYPMLHKLEADGILRTEKEFIGKRVRKYYTLTKTGHAVVTDKVNEFTDFLATMSLLLKPSKATT